From Heliomicrobium modesticaldum Ice1, a single genomic window includes:
- a CDS encoding cation acetate symporter — protein sequence MINIWAIGMVIALIVTTIIVSIMGKRATANTADFYLAGRKVGFFTNASAICGDYFSAASFLGVAAAVYASGLDGAWFAAGFGAAFVPVVLFMASPIRRFGEYTIPDFLFARYGQSHRARIIGVVMVQLISIFYLAPQMVGAGTTWNVLVGQGLFGLSPYATGVWVVVLIMTLYVALGGMKGTTWNQLIQFWVLFTAMILVVIMGIVNGVGYSDSVAKNSEKPLLNPGKVTVAKLMEGEPGKRLYDVNQKNMTPEAFAKVQAVVDKGDPTAEVNILVPQKNKLHPERAMMFNEPGHRYSALDQFSMVLALVLGTAGLPHVMNRYYTNPSGKSARFTTVWVLGFVALFYMMSQYVGAIARQIIPPEVAKDPELMKLTVDGLLLKADQVMPVMGKIFAGEFGLGYVAAGAFAAMFSTIGGLLMASAASWGHDIYENYVNPHAEEWKRVLVGKIAVVGMATLSLLVGLGIPAAGLDKAYPALIAMMVTWAFSVSASAFVPTLLASIWWKKTTEKGALAGMFSGGFGAIFFIVMNILKETKAVAPDSFFATLGTLTFPVLITVPLSFAVIFIVSITDKKLPANVEQIWMRIHGTAAERRERRMQQMVLQPEQK from the coding sequence ATGATCAACATCTGGGCCATCGGAATGGTGATCGCCCTCATCGTGACGACGATCATCGTTTCGATCATGGGGAAACGGGCTACAGCTAATACGGCTGATTTTTACCTGGCCGGGCGGAAGGTTGGCTTTTTCACCAACGCCTCGGCCATCTGCGGCGACTATTTCAGCGCCGCCTCTTTCCTTGGCGTGGCCGCCGCCGTCTATGCCTCCGGTCTAGACGGCGCTTGGTTCGCTGCCGGTTTCGGCGCCGCTTTCGTTCCTGTTGTGCTCTTCATGGCTTCACCGATTCGCCGTTTTGGCGAATATACGATACCTGACTTTCTCTTCGCCCGCTACGGGCAGAGCCATCGGGCGCGGATCATCGGCGTCGTCATGGTGCAGTTGATTTCCATCTTCTACTTGGCGCCGCAGATGGTTGGCGCCGGTACCACCTGGAACGTACTGGTCGGTCAAGGTCTCTTCGGTCTTAGCCCTTATGCGACTGGGGTGTGGGTGGTCGTCCTGATCATGACCCTCTACGTTGCTCTCGGTGGGATGAAGGGCACCACATGGAACCAGCTCATCCAGTTTTGGGTCCTCTTCACCGCCATGATCCTGGTTGTCATCATGGGTATCGTCAACGGTGTGGGATACTCCGATTCGGTAGCCAAGAACTCGGAAAAACCGCTTTTAAACCCCGGCAAGGTGACTGTCGCCAAGCTGATGGAAGGGGAACCGGGCAAGCGGCTCTACGATGTCAACCAGAAAAACATGACCCCCGAGGCGTTTGCCAAGGTCCAAGCGGTTGTGGACAAAGGTGACCCCACAGCTGAAGTTAACATCCTGGTGCCGCAAAAGAACAAGCTCCATCCTGAGCGTGCGATGATGTTCAACGAACCGGGTCATCGTTACAGCGCCCTCGACCAGTTCTCCATGGTGCTGGCACTCGTTCTCGGTACGGCTGGATTGCCCCACGTGATGAATCGCTACTACACAAACCCCTCGGGCAAGTCGGCGCGCTTTACGACCGTCTGGGTGTTGGGCTTCGTCGCCCTCTTCTACATGATGAGCCAGTATGTAGGCGCCATCGCTCGTCAGATCATCCCGCCGGAGGTGGCCAAAGATCCCGAATTGATGAAGTTGACTGTAGACGGGCTGTTGTTGAAGGCAGACCAGGTCATGCCGGTCATGGGCAAGATCTTTGCCGGTGAATTCGGTCTCGGTTATGTGGCCGCCGGCGCCTTTGCCGCCATGTTCTCCACCATCGGCGGTCTGCTGATGGCCTCGGCTGCTTCCTGGGGCCATGACATCTACGAAAACTACGTCAACCCCCATGCGGAGGAGTGGAAACGGGTTCTCGTCGGCAAGATCGCCGTTGTCGGCATGGCGACCCTCTCCTTGCTGGTCGGACTTGGTATCCCGGCGGCTGGTCTCGACAAGGCTTATCCGGCGCTCATCGCCATGATGGTCACCTGGGCCTTCTCCGTCTCAGCCAGCGCCTTCGTCCCAACGCTTTTGGCGTCCATCTGGTGGAAGAAGACGACCGAGAAAGGCGCGCTGGCCGGCATGTTTTCCGGTGGCTTCGGCGCCATCTTCTTCATCGTCATGAACATCCTGAAAGAGACGAAAGCCGTCGCCCCCGACTCCTTCTTCGCCACCCTGGGTACCCTGACTTTCCCGGTCTTGATCACTGTTCCGCTGTCCTTCGCGGTCATCTTCATCGTGTCCATCACTGACAAGAAGCTGCCTGCTAATGTGGAGCAGATCTGGATGCGCATCCATGGCACCGCGGCAGAGCGCCGGGAGCGTCGGATGCAGCAAATGGTGTTGCAGCCGGAGCAGAAGTAA
- a CDS encoding LytR/AlgR family response regulator transcription factor, whose protein sequence is MKVMIAEDEPLSREELEYLLRQAEDVELCPSARNGKELLRLQKEHQPQLIFLDIEMPELNGVEAVRQLAEASAPPLIIFTTAYEQYAVEAFGLRALDYLLKPVDEERLFESLQRARQRLQESAPPKTPISNILLEEGDKLIVVKPERIYYAEKEERRVVIYCDRGRFETRLTMQELQDKLSGHPFVRCHRSFLVNLDYVDEIEPWQNGTYNIILKGIGGTKLPVSRSAAKNVLQRLNG, encoded by the coding sequence ATGAAAGTGATGATCGCTGAAGACGAACCACTGTCTCGTGAGGAATTGGAGTATCTCCTAAGGCAGGCGGAGGATGTGGAGCTCTGCCCGAGCGCTCGCAATGGCAAGGAACTCCTGCGCCTCCAGAAGGAACATCAGCCGCAGCTTATCTTTCTCGACATTGAGATGCCTGAATTAAACGGCGTCGAGGCGGTCCGTCAACTGGCCGAGGCGAGTGCGCCGCCGCTGATCATCTTCACGACGGCCTATGAACAGTACGCCGTGGAGGCTTTTGGTCTGCGCGCCCTCGACTACCTGCTCAAACCTGTTGATGAGGAGCGATTGTTTGAGTCCTTGCAGCGAGCGCGGCAACGGTTGCAAGAGTCGGCCCCTCCGAAGACGCCCATCAGCAACATCCTCCTGGAAGAGGGCGACAAGCTGATCGTCGTCAAACCGGAGCGGATCTATTACGCCGAGAAAGAGGAACGGCGGGTGGTCATTTATTGTGATCGCGGACGTTTTGAGACGCGGTTGACCATGCAGGAGTTGCAGGATAAGCTGTCCGGTCATCCTTTCGTACGCTGCCATCGCAGCTTCCTTGTCAACCTCGACTATGTGGACGAGATCGAGCCATGGCAGAACGGGACCTATAACATCATCCTCAAGGGGATAGGCGGGACCAAACTTCCTGTCAGCCGGTCCGCTGCCAAAAATGTGTTGCAGCGCCTGAACGGGTAA
- a CDS encoding ABC-F family ATP-binding cassette domain-containing protein: MISTQNLTLRFGKRVLFEDVNIKFTPGNTYGLIGANGAGKSTFLKILSGEIEPSSGEVVVTPGERIAVLKQNHFEFDEYDVIKTVIMGHARLYQVMEEKDAIYAKADFTEEDGMRAAELEGEFAELNGWDAESEAANLLTGLGVPNALHNRQMKELETNVKVRVLLAQALFGNPHILLLDEPTNHLDLDSISWLENFLADYKGIVIVVSHDRHFLNQVCTHIADIDFGKIQLYVGNYDFWYESSQLALQMARNANKKKEEKIKELEQFIRRFSANASKSKQATSRKKLLDKITLDDIKPSNRKYPYIVFKPDREAGNDLLTVSGLTKTIDGEKVLNNVSFTVNKGDKIAFVGSNGLAKTTLFQILMGELEADSGEFKWGITTSQAYFPKDNSAYFTNGDLNLIDWLRQYAKDQDEGFVRGFLGRMLFSGDETLKKVSVLSGGEKVRCMLSRMMLSGANVLIMDEPTNHLDLESITALNNGLISFDGTLLFVSQDHQFTQTIANRIIELTPDGLIDKLMTFDEYLEYQASLKEVQGAV; the protein is encoded by the coding sequence GCCTGGCAACACCTACGGCCTCATCGGGGCTAACGGCGCCGGCAAGTCCACCTTCCTGAAAATCCTCTCCGGCGAGATCGAACCGTCGAGCGGCGAAGTGGTCGTCACCCCCGGCGAGCGTATCGCCGTGCTGAAACAGAACCACTTCGAGTTTGACGAATATGATGTCATCAAGACGGTGATCATGGGCCATGCCCGCCTCTATCAGGTGATGGAGGAGAAAGACGCCATCTACGCCAAGGCCGATTTCACCGAGGAAGATGGGATGCGCGCCGCCGAACTGGAAGGCGAGTTCGCCGAGTTGAACGGTTGGGACGCCGAATCGGAAGCAGCCAACCTGCTGACTGGTCTGGGCGTTCCGAACGCACTGCACAACAGACAGATGAAGGAGCTGGAAACCAACGTCAAAGTGCGGGTTCTCCTGGCCCAGGCGCTCTTCGGGAACCCTCATATCCTGCTCCTTGACGAACCAACTAACCACCTGGACCTAGACTCCATCAGCTGGCTGGAGAACTTCCTAGCTGATTATAAGGGCATCGTCATCGTCGTCTCCCACGACCGCCACTTCTTGAACCAGGTCTGCACCCACATCGCCGATATCGATTTCGGTAAGATCCAACTCTATGTGGGCAACTATGACTTCTGGTACGAGTCGAGCCAGTTGGCCCTACAGATGGCTCGCAACGCCAACAAGAAAAAAGAAGAGAAGATCAAAGAGCTGGAGCAGTTCATCCGCCGCTTCAGCGCTAACGCCTCCAAGTCCAAACAGGCCACGTCGCGGAAAAAGCTGCTCGACAAGATCACCCTCGATGACATCAAGCCGTCCAATCGCAAGTACCCCTATATTGTCTTCAAACCGGATCGGGAAGCGGGAAACGACCTGCTCACCGTCTCGGGCCTTACGAAGACGATCGACGGCGAAAAAGTCCTCAACAACGTCTCCTTCACTGTCAACAAGGGAGACAAAATCGCCTTCGTCGGTTCCAACGGTCTTGCCAAGACTACCCTCTTCCAGATCCTCATGGGCGAGTTGGAAGCTGACAGCGGTGAGTTCAAGTGGGGCATCACCACTTCCCAAGCCTACTTCCCCAAGGACAATTCGGCCTACTTCACCAACGGCGATCTGAACCTGATCGACTGGCTGCGCCAGTACGCCAAGGATCAGGATGAAGGATTTGTCCGGGGCTTCCTCGGCCGCATGCTCTTCTCCGGCGACGAGACACTGAAAAAAGTTTCTGTCCTCTCCGGCGGCGAGAAGGTGCGTTGTATGCTCTCCCGGATGATGCTCAGCGGCGCCAACGTCCTGATCATGGACGAGCCGACGAACCATCTGGATCTGGAGTCGATCACCGCCTTGAACAACGGCCTGATCAGCTTCGATGGGACCTTGCTCTTCGTCTCCCAGGATCATCAGTTCACCCAGACCATCGCCAACCGCATCATCGAACTGACCCCTGATGGCCTCATCGACAAACTGATGACCTTCGACGAATACCTGGAGTACCAGGCGTCGCTGAAAGAAGTCCAAGGGGCTGTATAG
- a CDS encoding histidine kinase — protein sequence MALLLVVLFLFLRLPFFRSLIQRPLVGKRKAHLILWFGLLAVAGTQASAVITAGSALSSAPVLSNVPLAPVQADQAVVTLAGMSVIGGGLVGGLPVGLAVGAIAGMHLLTLGGMAAEINAITMVLTGLLTGWLVQRSGESLLSGRWAFVVAFFVTLLAGGALVTHLHPDDGPVRFLEGTVLPSAIVNALAAAVFMEMLRTVSREVEEVALETERALKLSEFTLSQLQQGLNADTGRAIAEVFMTELKTLAVTITDNKSVLVHVGIGEEEYPPGRLVHTKGSLKALETGKLQVVYRHEPYKHSYLDKILRAAIVIPFSCSGQVIGLLKLYFYRSQDIRPYEIGLAQGLGKLISYQLSLLETEKKSLLLKDAELRMLQAQINPHFLFNSLNAIVSLIRTNPSLARKMMVQLADFMRMNLKMMEMPLVSLEEELRHLRAYIDIVQLRFADRLTIRLEVEPGLNNFRIPPSTLQPLVENSIQHGLKDISEGGSIVLSIARDGNGVQVRVTDNGSGIPESLLNRIARQQLPSQKGNGIGVHNVSQRLTSLLGGESQLVFSNLAEGGCEVRFFLPEPKEEVVNDESDDR from the coding sequence GTGGCACTTCTGCTCGTTGTGCTCTTTCTCTTTCTCCGTCTGCCCTTTTTTCGCTCCCTCATCCAGCGCCCGCTGGTCGGAAAGCGGAAAGCTCATCTCATCCTCTGGTTCGGGCTGCTGGCAGTGGCAGGGACCCAGGCGAGCGCCGTCATCACAGCCGGCTCTGCTTTGTCGTCGGCGCCTGTATTGAGCAACGTGCCCCTTGCTCCTGTGCAGGCCGATCAGGCGGTAGTCACTTTGGCAGGGATGAGCGTCATCGGCGGGGGGCTCGTCGGCGGCTTGCCCGTCGGACTTGCTGTCGGGGCAATTGCCGGGATGCATCTGCTTACCCTCGGCGGAATGGCGGCGGAGATCAACGCCATTACAATGGTTTTGACGGGTCTGTTGACAGGGTGGTTGGTGCAGCGCAGCGGAGAATCGCTCCTGTCGGGGCGATGGGCCTTCGTCGTGGCCTTCTTCGTCACCCTGCTGGCCGGCGGCGCCCTGGTGACCCACTTGCATCCAGACGATGGGCCTGTACGCTTTCTGGAAGGGACCGTGCTGCCTTCTGCTATCGTAAACGCCTTGGCCGCCGCCGTCTTCATGGAGATGCTTCGCACAGTCTCGCGGGAGGTAGAGGAGGTGGCCCTGGAGACGGAAAGAGCGCTCAAGCTGAGCGAGTTCACCCTATCCCAACTTCAGCAGGGGCTGAACGCCGATACGGGGCGGGCCATCGCCGAGGTTTTCATGACCGAGCTGAAGACCTTAGCCGTCACGATCACAGACAACAAATCCGTCCTCGTCCATGTGGGCATTGGCGAGGAGGAGTATCCCCCGGGGCGGCTTGTTCACACGAAAGGTTCATTAAAGGCCCTTGAAACAGGTAAGCTTCAGGTTGTTTACCGCCATGAACCTTACAAGCACTCCTACCTGGACAAAATCCTTCGGGCCGCTATCGTCATCCCCTTCAGCTGCTCCGGTCAGGTGATCGGCCTGCTCAAGCTTTATTTTTACCGATCCCAGGATATTCGGCCCTATGAGATCGGCCTGGCCCAGGGCTTGGGCAAACTCATCTCATACCAGCTCAGCCTCTTAGAGACGGAAAAAAAGAGCCTGCTGCTCAAAGACGCTGAACTGCGAATGCTGCAAGCCCAGATCAACCCTCACTTCCTCTTCAATTCGCTCAATGCCATTGTGTCACTGATCCGGACAAACCCGAGCCTGGCGCGCAAGATGATGGTTCAACTCGCCGATTTCATGCGCATGAACCTGAAGATGATGGAGATGCCCCTTGTCTCCCTGGAAGAGGAACTGCGCCACTTAAGGGCGTACATCGATATTGTCCAGCTTCGCTTTGCTGATCGGCTGACAATCCGGTTGGAGGTGGAACCTGGCTTGAACAATTTCCGCATTCCGCCTTCCACACTTCAGCCCCTCGTCGAAAACAGCATTCAGCATGGGTTGAAGGATATCTCTGAAGGCGGATCGATCGTCTTGTCGATCGCTCGTGATGGGAACGGCGTTCAGGTCCGAGTTACTGACAACGGGTCGGGGATCCCCGAATCCTTGCTCAACCGGATCGCTCGCCAGCAACTACCCAGCCAGAAGGGCAACGGAATCGGCGTCCACAACGTGAGCCAGCGTTTGACTTCTTTGCTGGGGGGAGAATCACAACTGGTTTTCTCGAATCTGGCTGAGGGCGGTTGTGAAGTCCGTTTCTTCCTGCCGGAACCGAAGGAGGAGGTTGTGAACGATGAAAGTGATGATCGCTGA
- a CDS encoding acetate uptake transporter — translation MSNEAKSIETKITVADPTALGVFGLAMVTLVASSQKLGWTTGVSGIFPWAIFLGALAQFIAGMYDFKKNNYFGAIVLTSYGLFWFGVATSWAITLGWMGPEFKASFSGVQLGWAFLGYGIFSFFIMIASFETNKVFAAILVLINLLLASLALTAFQVVDLHLVAGWSEFAISMLGFYGCGAIFLNTFFGRTVLPLGAPLGLIRKGPSITEANRQKTRQAS, via the coding sequence TTGTCGAACGAAGCGAAATCCATTGAAACAAAAATTACTGTGGCCGACCCGACCGCCCTTGGCGTCTTCGGCCTCGCCATGGTCACACTGGTCGCATCGAGCCAGAAACTGGGCTGGACCACCGGCGTCTCCGGCATCTTCCCCTGGGCCATCTTCCTTGGCGCCCTGGCCCAGTTTATCGCCGGCATGTATGACTTCAAAAAGAACAACTACTTCGGCGCCATCGTCTTGACATCCTATGGGTTGTTCTGGTTTGGCGTCGCCACGTCCTGGGCGATCACCCTCGGTTGGATGGGTCCCGAGTTCAAAGCTTCCTTCAGCGGTGTCCAACTCGGCTGGGCTTTCCTCGGCTACGGCATCTTCTCATTCTTCATCATGATCGCTTCTTTTGAGACCAACAAGGTCTTTGCAGCGATTTTGGTGCTGATCAACCTGTTGCTCGCTTCGCTCGCCTTGACGGCCTTCCAGGTTGTCGACCTTCACCTGGTCGCCGGCTGGTCTGAATTCGCGATCTCCATGCTCGGTTTTTACGGCTGCGGCGCTATCTTCCTGAATACCTTTTTTGGACGCACCGTTCTTCCCCTTGGCGCTCCCCTCGGGCTGATCCGAAAAGGACCGTCGATCACCGAAGCTAACCGGCAAAAAACGCGCCAGGCCAGTTAA
- the ltrA gene encoding group II intron reverse transcriptase/maturase, protein MMEGEATMRSRDAQRQPNIPKGNCQREEAVNPQGTGGVPSALPAQEAKQPREETYDLMEKVVERGNMTEAYKRVMANKGAAGIDGMGLESLRPYLKEEWSRIKQELLEGTYRPQPVRRVEIPKPQGGTRKLGIPTVVDRLIQQALNQILMPIFDPDFSTNSYGFRPGKSAHQAVKKAKEYIADGYRWVVDMDLAQFFDRVNHDILMARVARKVKDKRILKLIREYLKAGVMLNGIRVKSEEGTPQGGPLSPLLANIILDDLDKALESRGHRFCRYADDCNVYVRSRRAGQRVMEGMAKFLEGRLKLQVNWEKSAVDRPWNRKFLGFSFTWHKAAKIRLAPQTVKRVKEKIRQFTGRNRSIAMEDRLVTLNQYLKGWMGYFRLIDTPSVLKELDEWLRRRLRMCLLKQWKRPKTRRRNLVALGIPEEWACNISGSRKGYWRLSLTPQMNKALGLAYWREQGLVSLVETYQSHRQPA, encoded by the coding sequence ATGATGGAAGGGGAAGCGACGATGCGTTCGCGTGACGCGCAGAGACAGCCGAATATCCCGAAAGGGAACTGCCAACGGGAGGAAGCGGTGAATCCGCAGGGGACCGGTGGAGTGCCGAGCGCGTTACCGGCACAAGAAGCGAAGCAACCCCGCGAAGAGACGTATGATCTGATGGAGAAAGTCGTCGAACGAGGGAACATGACGGAAGCGTATAAGCGAGTCATGGCCAACAAAGGCGCGGCCGGAATCGACGGTATGGGGCTAGAATCCCTGCGCCCGTACCTAAAAGAGGAATGGTCGCGCATTAAACAGGAATTGTTGGAGGGGACCTATCGACCGCAACCGGTCCGGCGGGTTGAAATTCCCAAACCCCAAGGCGGAACACGGAAGCTGGGCATTCCCACTGTCGTCGATCGACTGATCCAACAGGCCCTGAACCAGATCCTGATGCCGATCTTCGACCCTGACTTTTCCACGAACAGCTACGGATTTCGTCCGGGAAAGAGTGCGCACCAAGCGGTGAAGAAAGCGAAGGAATACATCGCCGACGGCTACCGATGGGTGGTTGACATGGACCTGGCCCAGTTCTTTGATCGCGTCAATCACGACATTCTCATGGCGCGCGTAGCGCGCAAGGTGAAGGACAAACGAATCTTGAAGTTGATCCGAGAATACCTCAAGGCCGGGGTCATGCTCAACGGGATTCGTGTGAAGAGCGAGGAAGGAACACCCCAGGGAGGTCCACTCAGCCCTTTGCTGGCGAACATCATCCTGGATGATTTGGATAAGGCACTGGAAAGCCGGGGACATCGCTTCTGCCGGTACGCCGACGACTGTAACGTCTACGTCCGCAGTCGACGGGCAGGGCAACGAGTGATGGAGGGTATGGCAAAGTTTCTGGAGGGGCGGTTAAAACTGCAGGTCAACTGGGAGAAAAGCGCAGTCGACCGACCCTGGAACCGAAAGTTTCTGGGGTTTTCATTTACGTGGCATAAGGCAGCAAAGATTCGGCTCGCCCCCCAAACGGTGAAACGGGTGAAAGAGAAGATCCGCCAGTTCACTGGGCGGAACCGAAGCATTGCGATGGAGGACCGACTGGTCACCCTCAACCAATACCTGAAAGGCTGGATGGGCTACTTTCGACTCATTGACACGCCAAGCGTACTTAAAGAGTTGGATGAGTGGCTTCGCCGACGACTGCGGATGTGCCTGCTCAAGCAATGGAAGCGCCCGAAGACACGAAGACGAAACTTAGTGGCGTTGGGGATCCCGGAGGAATGGGCATGCAACATCAGCGGCTCACGAAAAGGATATTGGCGTCTGTCCTTGACCCCGCAAATGAATAAAGCCCTTGGCCTCGCCTACTGGCGGGAACAGGGCTTAGTCAGTTTAGTCGAAACATACCAATCTCATCGTCAACCAGCATGA
- a CDS encoding DUF485 domain-containing protein, translating to MVGKKDEHLVHDDFDTPEEVERIFRAQRKLSFTYGFIFFLVTLAIPTLSLFSDAWYGKPIFGGMTLNYFVLAFIYHIFYIVIGLAYTLQANKLEDELLGRRVEGRVAENKKMAVKAI from the coding sequence ATGGTGGGCAAAAAAGACGAACATCTGGTCCACGACGACTTTGACACCCCGGAAGAGGTCGAACGCATCTTCCGCGCGCAACGGAAGCTGAGTTTTACTTATGGCTTCATCTTCTTCCTGGTGACATTGGCGATTCCGACGCTCAGTCTCTTTTCCGACGCCTGGTACGGAAAGCCGATCTTTGGCGGCATGACCCTTAATTATTTTGTTTTAGCTTTTATCTACCACATTTTTTACATTGTGATCGGCCTTGCCTATACGTTGCAGGCGAACAAACTGGAAGATGAGTTGCTGGGCCGGCGCGTCGAGGGCCGGGTGGCTGAAAATAAAAAGATGGCGGTGAAGGCGATATGA